A window from Nitrospira sp. ND1 encodes these proteins:
- a CDS encoding universal stress protein — translation MKMMIAVDGSEFAEWSVQMLEAVASRPPDSVTLVHVVDSASLKSAARKHAAVSKQAIAAMTKAGDQILRRFESLAKIALKQATTKPRTAIDTILAHGRVADTITKLAKQKKADLLVLGSRGLSDAEHYLLGSVSRKVSALAACPVLVVKRPLTALSHVLFAADASKHSQGACRFLCQRFLPESAHVTVLSVVEPAMTELAAKYLSKDQVEQISVPKRQAAEQVVENLRDRFLAEGCAVTTQVKVDHVTDTIIQQATSGKVDLLVAGSRGLTGSERLQLGSVSETLLKYAPCSVLIVRGWRA, via the coding sequence ATGAAGATGATGATCGCGGTGGATGGATCGGAGTTTGCCGAGTGGAGCGTGCAGATGCTGGAAGCGGTCGCCAGCCGCCCGCCCGACTCCGTCACGTTGGTCCATGTCGTGGACAGCGCATCGTTGAAATCCGCCGCCCGTAAACACGCTGCTGTCTCGAAACAGGCCATCGCCGCCATGACGAAGGCCGGCGACCAGATTCTGCGGCGCTTCGAAAGTCTGGCGAAAATCGCGTTGAAGCAGGCGACCACGAAGCCTCGCACAGCCATCGACACGATCCTCGCCCATGGCCGCGTGGCCGATACCATCACGAAGCTGGCCAAGCAGAAAAAAGCCGATCTGCTCGTTCTCGGCTCGCGCGGCCTGAGCGACGCAGAACATTACCTCCTGGGCAGTGTGTCCCGTAAAGTCAGCGCCTTGGCTGCCTGCCCGGTGTTGGTGGTAAAACGGCCGCTCACAGCCCTCTCTCACGTGCTCTTTGCGGCGGATGCCTCGAAACACTCCCAAGGCGCCTGCCGCTTTCTGTGCCAGCGCTTTCTTCCGGAATCCGCGCACGTCACGGTGTTGTCGGTCGTTGAACCGGCCATGACGGAACTAGCGGCCAAGTACCTGTCGAAGGACCAGGTGGAGCAGATCTCGGTCCCGAAACGTCAGGCCGCCGAACAGGTCGTAGAGAACTTACGTGATCGGTTCCTGGCCGAAGGTTGCGCCGTCACGACGCAGGTGAAGGTCGATCATGTGACCGACACGATCATCCAACAGGCCACCTCCGGCAAGGTGGATCTGCTCGTGGCAGGCTCACGAGGCTTGACGGGGTCCGAACGGCTTCAGTTGGGCAGCGTTTCGGAAACGCTGCTGAAGTATGCCCCCTGTTCGGTGCTCATCGTACGAGGATGGCGTGCCTGA
- a CDS encoding HPP family protein: protein MVKKRKAPARRSAGAGRRRVAFEDLTVGDIVNKRVQAARLDMKGDRVAKLLLKEGSNVPVVDQAKQLTGVVSEHDLLSALDEGQAWSDQTAKDLMTENPYSVPPETTLSTLIHVLTESDLMSVPVVNAGNRLVGVVTRRDVVRAALRPGVKRRAKGR from the coding sequence ATGGTGAAGAAGCGGAAAGCCCCGGCGAGACGATCGGCCGGTGCGGGTCGCAGGCGCGTGGCATTCGAAGACCTCACGGTCGGCGACATTGTGAACAAGCGCGTGCAGGCGGCGCGTCTCGACATGAAAGGCGACCGCGTGGCGAAGTTGCTTCTGAAAGAGGGAAGCAACGTGCCCGTCGTGGATCAGGCGAAACAGCTCACGGGGGTTGTGAGCGAACATGATCTGTTGTCGGCGCTCGATGAGGGGCAGGCCTGGAGTGATCAGACGGCGAAAGATCTCATGACCGAAAATCCCTACTCGGTGCCGCCGGAAACCACGCTGTCTACCCTGATACATGTTCTGACGGAGAGCGATCTCATGTCGGTGCCGGTCGTGAATGCGGGCAATCGGCTCGTGGGAGTGGTGACGCGTCGTGATGTGGTGCGTGCCGCGCTCCGTCCCGGAGTGAAGCGACGGGCGAAAGGCAGGTAG
- a CDS encoding cyclic nucleotide-binding/CBS domain-containing protein yields MRRIDLITQACDPKTLTVGQLMQDALFTCTAQTDALTIGRLMTKQNFGGLPVVAEDSSLVGLVTEYDLLQAMIEGRDLRKVFASEIMTTQPLAARENMTLEEVANLFQDRYVTRLPVVRGKQLVGIVARRDLLHGYMKASAYWS; encoded by the coding sequence ATGCGCCGTATCGACTTGATCACTCAGGCCTGTGACCCGAAAACGCTGACGGTCGGCCAACTGATGCAGGATGCGTTGTTTACCTGTACGGCACAGACGGACGCGCTGACCATCGGTCGGCTGATGACCAAACAGAATTTCGGCGGCTTGCCCGTAGTGGCAGAGGACAGCTCTCTGGTCGGGCTCGTGACCGAATACGATCTCCTGCAAGCCATGATCGAAGGCCGGGATTTGCGCAAAGTGTTCGCTTCAGAAATCATGACGACGCAGCCCCTGGCGGCTCGGGAAAACATGACGTTGGAGGAAGTCGCGAACCTGTTTCAAGACCGGTACGTGACGCGCCTGCCGGTGGTGCGGGGCAAGCAGCTCGTCGGCATCGTTGCCAGGCGGGACTTGTTGCACGGGTATATGAAGGCCTCGGCATATTGGTCCTAG
- a CDS encoding L,D-transpeptidase — MMPEQAVTATARVVQRVVLMVVLFAPGTLPGEAAMPRRAAETRSPCAVHHPSDERVAWHCRRLQRGETLETLFGRRWVDVARFNRIDRRHAQPGREIKIPIRLDDVAEFTPLPGRYPAGEQDQQLIVVDLTEQFIGAYEYGLLRLSFPIASGEPENETPVGDYRITAAHRTHRSCLYTIESTPVPYPMRYALRFYVNAQGVSYWIHGRDLPGYPASHGCIGLADEQMQRQYYGVPPTPVLEDAKRLYEWVIGDRADSGTLLPLSNGPRVVILGSLAKRGDAGASMP; from the coding sequence ATGATGCCGGAACAGGCTGTGACCGCTACTGCGCGAGTAGTACAGCGGGTCGTCCTCATGGTTGTGTTGTTCGCTCCCGGCACGTTGCCCGGGGAGGCGGCTATGCCAAGACGGGCGGCCGAAACCCGTTCCCCCTGTGCCGTTCATCACCCGAGCGATGAGCGGGTCGCCTGGCATTGCCGGCGACTACAACGTGGGGAAACACTGGAGACGTTGTTCGGTCGGCGGTGGGTCGATGTCGCGCGATTCAACCGGATCGATCGCCGGCATGCGCAGCCGGGACGGGAGATCAAAATACCGATTCGGCTCGACGACGTGGCGGAGTTTACCCCGTTGCCGGGCCGCTATCCTGCCGGAGAACAGGATCAACAACTCATTGTCGTGGATCTGACGGAACAGTTCATCGGTGCCTATGAATACGGGTTGTTGAGATTGTCCTTTCCGATCGCTTCCGGAGAGCCGGAGAACGAAACTCCTGTCGGAGACTATCGGATTACCGCTGCCCACCGTACTCATCGATCCTGCCTCTATACCATCGAATCGACGCCCGTGCCCTACCCGATGCGATACGCGTTGCGGTTTTACGTGAACGCACAGGGGGTGAGTTATTGGATTCACGGTCGTGACTTGCCGGGATATCCGGCCTCTCACGGATGCATCGGTCTGGCTGATGAGCAGATGCAGCGCCAGTATTACGGTGTGCCGCCTACCCCGGTACTGGAGGATGCCAAGCGATTGTATGAGTGGGTGATCGGAGATCGAGCGGATTCAGGCACTCTCCTTCCCCTGTCGAACGGCCCGCGCGTGGTCATACTCGGTAGTCTCGCGAAGCGAGGGGATGCGGGTGCGTCCATGCCTTAA
- a CDS encoding MFS transporter, producing MMDTSPPHSLRRMPTGIWVLGVVSLLMDISSEMIHSLLPLFMVTTLGAGTIAVGIVEGLAESLALVVKVFSGTLSDYLRRRKGLALFGYALGALTKPLFAIAPDIGTLLTARLLDRVGKGVRGAPRDALVADIAPAHLRGAAFGLRQSLDTVGAFLGPLLAVGLMLLWADDFRAVFWVAVIPGMMAVALLLFGIQEPESRQTTTRANPITRDNFARLGSAYWWVVGIGSIFTLARFSEAFLVLRAQQGGIPIAFIPLVMVAMNLVYASSAYPFGKLSDRMNHRTLLTLGLLLLVAADLVLAMNDHWSVIPAGVALWGIHMGMTQGLLATMVADVAPTDLRGTAYGCFNLACGLAMLIASLLAGFLWDRLGAAFTFYAGACFSVLAIIGTLSSPMTQHRRTG from the coding sequence ATGATGGACACATCTCCGCCCCATTCGCTCCGCCGGATGCCGACCGGCATCTGGGTGCTGGGTGTTGTCAGCCTGCTGATGGACATTTCCTCGGAAATGATTCACAGCCTGCTGCCGCTCTTCATGGTCACGACACTCGGCGCCGGCACGATCGCGGTCGGCATTGTGGAGGGTCTGGCCGAGTCCCTGGCACTCGTGGTCAAAGTCTTTTCCGGGACATTGAGCGACTATCTCCGTAGACGGAAGGGGCTGGCCTTATTCGGCTATGCCTTAGGCGCATTGACCAAACCGCTCTTCGCGATCGCCCCGGACATCGGAACGTTGTTGACCGCCCGCTTATTGGATCGAGTGGGAAAAGGCGTGCGAGGCGCACCCCGCGATGCATTAGTGGCGGACATTGCGCCTGCGCATCTCCGCGGCGCAGCGTTCGGCTTGCGGCAATCGCTCGATACGGTGGGGGCCTTTCTCGGCCCCCTGCTCGCGGTCGGATTGATGCTGCTCTGGGCCGACGATTTCCGGGCGGTCTTCTGGGTGGCCGTCATACCGGGAATGATGGCCGTCGCGCTGCTGCTGTTCGGCATACAGGAGCCTGAGTCCCGCCAGACGACAACAAGGGCCAATCCGATCACCCGGGACAATTTCGCACGCTTAGGCTCGGCCTATTGGTGGGTCGTGGGGATCGGCTCCATCTTTACGTTAGCGCGCTTTAGCGAAGCCTTTCTCGTCCTGCGCGCCCAACAAGGCGGGATTCCCATCGCTTTCATTCCCCTCGTCATGGTCGCCATGAACCTGGTGTATGCGTCCTCGGCCTATCCGTTCGGCAAGCTCTCCGACAGAATGAACCACCGGACGCTGCTCACGCTCGGTCTGCTGCTGCTGGTTGCGGCCGATCTGGTCCTGGCCATGAACGATCATTGGAGCGTGATTCCGGCAGGCGTGGCGCTGTGGGGCATTCACATGGGGATGACACAAGGCCTGCTGGCCACCATGGTCGCAGACGTGGCACCGACCGATCTGCGCGGGACAGCCTACGGCTGCTTCAACCTGGCCTGCGGGCTCGCCATGCTCATCGCCAGCCTCCTCGCAGGATTCTTATGGGATCGACTCGGCGCGGCATTCACATTCTACGCGGGCGCGTGCTTCTCTGTGCTCGCGATCATCGGGACCCTGTCCTCTCCCATGACACAACACCGGCGCACCGGTTAA
- a CDS encoding pentapeptide repeat-containing protein, protein MNQHSVSSTIVAGWVVAALLSLPTGADAAPKPAPKPSSGNTCESAFKQTRPASKILDKVLQSHARWLEDRDSPDGRRANLCRTDLRQLRLVGANLERINLEGAILKGSNLRTASLVQAHLKGADLSQAVLDDANLEGADLRKALLVKAHLNRIAADEAAFYGANLQGALFREALLERAHFEDADLQGADLSNATLLDGYFYGANLSKANLTDADLAGTDLRRTNLRQANLRRANLQGALMDSANLDGASLVEADLESAYLDDASLAHADLHEASLRGADFRFTHLGGANLQRANLENANMEGANLVKARLDSATLTMTVLYKANLSAANLHGASLHHAVLIGTQLARADLRKADLTEIYGPNAHLQQAWLSEANLELANLVAADLSQADISHAVVVQTNLQETNLRGANLSASDLTGALLNNADLGQADLRGANLSGALGLVQAQLDAACLDEATRIPSELQRPKPCAQPRPRLRK, encoded by the coding sequence ATGAACCAGCATTCTGTTTCCAGCACCATCGTCGCAGGTTGGGTGGTGGCCGCCTTACTCTCCCTGCCGACCGGTGCTGACGCCGCGCCCAAGCCGGCGCCCAAACCCTCCTCAGGCAATACCTGCGAGAGCGCCTTCAAGCAGACCCGTCCGGCGTCAAAAATTTTGGACAAGGTGCTCCAGTCCCATGCCCGCTGGCTGGAAGACCGAGACTCCCCCGATGGCCGCCGGGCCAATCTCTGCCGCACCGACCTTCGACAACTTCGCCTGGTAGGAGCCAATCTCGAACGGATCAATCTTGAAGGGGCGATCCTGAAAGGCTCGAATCTTCGCACCGCGAGTCTGGTGCAGGCGCACCTCAAAGGCGCGGACCTCTCCCAGGCTGTACTGGACGATGCCAATCTTGAAGGCGCCGATCTGCGCAAAGCCCTGCTGGTGAAGGCCCATCTCAATCGCATCGCCGCCGACGAAGCCGCGTTCTACGGAGCCAACCTGCAAGGCGCGCTCTTCCGGGAGGCGCTGCTGGAGCGGGCTCATTTTGAGGATGCGGATCTGCAGGGCGCGGACCTCAGCAACGCCACCCTCCTGGACGGCTATTTTTATGGCGCGAATCTGTCGAAGGCCAATCTCACCGACGCCGACCTCGCCGGAACCGACCTCCGCCGGACCAATTTGCGCCAGGCCAATTTACGCCGGGCCAACCTGCAGGGTGCCTTGATGGACAGCGCCAACCTCGACGGGGCATCCCTCGTCGAAGCAGATCTGGAGAGCGCCTACTTGGACGATGCCTCGCTGGCGCATGCGGACCTCCATGAGGCCAGCCTTCGTGGCGCGGATTTTCGCTTTACGCATCTTGGCGGCGCCAACCTGCAGCGAGCCAATCTTGAAAATGCGAACATGGAGGGAGCCAACCTCGTGAAAGCCAGGCTGGACTCGGCCACACTCACGATGACCGTGCTGTACAAGGCCAACCTGTCGGCCGCCAATCTGCACGGGGCCAGCCTACATCATGCCGTCCTCATCGGGACGCAACTCGCGCGGGCCGATCTCCGGAAAGCCGACCTCACCGAAATCTACGGCCCGAACGCCCATCTGCAGCAAGCCTGGCTCAGCGAAGCCAATCTGGAATTGGCGAATCTGGTGGCCGCCGACCTGAGTCAGGCCGACATCAGCCACGCCGTCGTGGTTCAAACCAATCTCCAGGAAACCAATCTGCGCGGAGCCAATCTCAGTGCGTCCGATTTGACGGGAGCCCTGCTGAACAACGCCGATCTTGGCCAGGCCGACTTACGAGGCGCGAACCTGAGCGGCGCGCTGGGGCTGGTTCAAGCACAGCTGGATGCAGCCTGCCTCGATGAGGCGACCCGGATTCCGTCCGAGCTCCAGAGGCCGAAGCCCTGCGCACAACCACGCCCGCGGCTACGAAAATAG
- a CDS encoding nicotinate phosphoribosyltransferase, which translates to MNITSGALLTDLYELTMAQAYLAQGMTDIAVFEFFVRKLPPQRNFFMAAGLEQVLNYLEEFQFSDADIAWLDQTGGFSASSLDALRAMRFTGEVHAMPEGSLFFPHEPILRITAPLPQAQLVETRVMNLLNFQTMVASKACRSVLVAGDKPLIDFGLRRAHGAEAGLLAARAAYLAGLAGTSNVSAGARFGIPIYGTMAHSFVQAHLDESEAFIHIAEAQPRNVVLLIDTYDTEAAAEKVVSLASRLNARGISIHGVRLDSGDLADHARKVRHILDRGGLTATQILASGNLDEERIQTLVTGQAPIDSFAIGTAMTTSADAPYLDCAYKLQEYAGRPCRKRSEGKATWPGRKQVYRRIGTDGRLNGDIITVEGDCREGQPLLGHVMQGGQRVASPPSLEDVRRYARLSLTQLPAPLRRIDRADPYDVRIAPALTELAEQVDLHT; encoded by the coding sequence ATGAACATCACCTCGGGCGCGCTGCTCACGGACCTCTACGAACTCACGATGGCGCAGGCCTATCTCGCCCAGGGAATGACGGACATCGCCGTCTTTGAATTCTTTGTCCGGAAACTGCCGCCGCAACGCAACTTCTTCATGGCCGCGGGACTGGAGCAGGTCTTGAACTACCTGGAGGAGTTTCAGTTCTCAGACGCCGACATTGCCTGGCTCGATCAGACCGGCGGATTCAGCGCATCCTCGCTCGACGCGCTCCGCGCGATGCGCTTTACCGGCGAAGTCCACGCGATGCCGGAGGGAAGCCTCTTTTTTCCACACGAGCCGATTCTCCGCATTACCGCCCCGCTGCCACAGGCACAACTCGTGGAAACACGGGTCATGAATCTCCTGAACTTCCAAACGATGGTGGCCTCCAAGGCCTGCCGGTCGGTCTTGGTTGCCGGCGACAAACCCCTGATCGATTTCGGCCTGCGCCGCGCGCATGGGGCGGAAGCGGGCCTTCTCGCCGCCCGCGCCGCATACCTCGCCGGGCTCGCGGGCACGTCGAACGTATCAGCCGGCGCCCGCTTCGGCATCCCCATCTACGGGACGATGGCCCATTCGTTTGTCCAGGCTCATCTCGATGAGTCGGAGGCCTTCATCCACATCGCGGAGGCGCAACCACGCAACGTCGTGCTCCTCATCGACACCTATGACACGGAAGCCGCGGCGGAGAAGGTCGTCTCCCTGGCGAGTCGCTTGAACGCACGAGGTATCTCGATCCACGGCGTCCGACTCGATAGCGGAGATCTGGCCGACCATGCGCGCAAAGTTCGGCACATCCTCGATCGCGGAGGTCTCACGGCCACCCAAATCCTCGCCAGCGGAAATCTTGACGAGGAACGCATCCAGACGCTGGTGACAGGACAGGCACCGATCGACAGTTTTGCAATCGGCACGGCCATGACCACATCGGCCGATGCCCCCTACCTGGACTGTGCCTACAAACTCCAGGAATATGCCGGCAGACCCTGCCGCAAACGTTCCGAAGGCAAAGCCACCTGGCCGGGTCGAAAACAGGTCTACCGCCGGATCGGAACCGACGGACGCCTGAACGGTGATATCATCACGGTCGAGGGCGACTGCCGGGAAGGCCAGCCCCTGCTGGGCCACGTGATGCAGGGAGGTCAACGCGTCGCATCCCCTCCGTCGCTGGAAGACGTTCGACGATATGCCCGGCTCTCGTTGACACAACTGCCGGCCCCGTTGCGCCGGATCGACCGCGCCGATCCTTACGACGTCCGGATCGCGCCGGCTCTCACCGAGTTGGCGGAACAGGTCGATTTACACACATGA
- a CDS encoding isochorismatase family protein, translating into MTYLTPHDALVVVDVQRDFLPGGALGIQDGDRIVPILTRYVARFHARGLPIFITRDWHPPDHCSFREQGGPWPVHCIAGSPGSLPPPNFQPPVSAVTIYKAIDQDKEAYSTLQDTPLDRHLRALKVRRLFIGGLATDYCVLNTVKDARALGYDVCVLMDGIKAVNLHPDDGRRAEEAMVLAGAIPLCLERLAA; encoded by the coding sequence ATGACTTACCTCACCCCTCATGACGCCTTAGTGGTGGTCGACGTGCAACGGGATTTCCTTCCGGGCGGCGCATTGGGCATACAAGATGGCGACAGGATCGTCCCGATCCTGACTAGGTACGTGGCACGATTTCATGCTCGAGGGCTACCGATTTTCATAACTCGCGACTGGCATCCGCCCGACCACTGTTCGTTTCGGGAGCAAGGCGGGCCTTGGCCGGTCCACTGTATCGCAGGATCGCCCGGCTCCTTGCCGCCACCGAACTTCCAGCCTCCCGTCTCGGCGGTCACAATCTACAAAGCGATCGATCAGGACAAAGAAGCCTATTCCACATTGCAGGACACGCCACTCGATCGTCATTTACGCGCCCTGAAGGTCCGCCGCCTGTTCATCGGGGGGTTGGCGACCGATTACTGTGTGCTGAACACGGTGAAGGATGCGCGGGCGCTTGGTTACGATGTGTGCGTGCTCATGGATGGGATCAAGGCCGTCAATCTCCACCCCGACGACGGCCGGCGCGCCGAAGAAGCGATGGTGCTGGCCGGCGCCATTCCCCTTTGCCTGGAGCGATTGGCCGCATGA
- a CDS encoding cytochrome c: protein MQIVMTTGTRYSFVVSLVVTLAAACGPATAQDFPPDVTRGKAVYERHCLACHGRGGWGDGPDAAALTVPPANFHRFKSFLKSEEELLRTIEHGIVFSAMHSWQGQLTETERLDVLAYIRLLVQQGK, encoded by the coding sequence ATGCAGATCGTCATGACCACCGGCACCCGGTATTCCTTCGTCGTCTCGCTTGTCGTGACCCTCGCGGCCGCCTGTGGCCCGGCGACGGCACAGGACTTCCCGCCGGATGTCACTAGAGGGAAGGCTGTCTACGAGCGTCATTGCCTCGCTTGCCATGGCCGTGGCGGATGGGGCGACGGACCCGATGCCGCCGCATTGACGGTCCCGCCGGCCAACTTCCACCGGTTCAAGTCCTTCCTCAAGTCCGAAGAGGAGTTGCTCCGAACGATCGAGCACGGCATCGTCTTCAGCGCGATGCATTCCTGGCAGGGGCAACTGACCGAAACGGAGAGGCTGGACGTGCTGGCCTACATCCGCCTGCTCGTGCAGCAGGGAAAATGA
- a CDS encoding FmdB family zinc ribbon protein yields MPMYDYTCLDCGKESLIIVTLKQHEKGEVQCPACGSTKLQQHFSSFIAHTTKKS; encoded by the coding sequence ATGCCCATGTACGACTATACCTGTCTGGACTGCGGAAAAGAATCGCTGATCATCGTGACGCTGAAGCAACATGAAAAAGGTGAGGTGCAATGTCCCGCCTGCGGTAGCACCAAACTGCAGCAACACTTTTCGTCGTTCATCGCGCACACGACCAAGAAAAGCTGA
- a CDS encoding Lon protease family protein, with amino-acid sequence MSDKQKLPASLLAPQVDPGRLGFDDTSEVEPLDDTIGQERAVEALDFGLQMKSPGFNMFVSGPVGTGKGTLVRQMVKRLAQTAPAPFDWCYVHNFQDASRPTCLSFPAGQGASFKREMSTFIEGLRRDIPAAFEGKKYLDAEAKIIEETEGKKKALFHDLTALCHQRGFGFEETPVGFGLVPLKDDRPMTEKEMEALSEQVQQELTEKRQSLESDLREFHVRMHTLEREAEQALHHLDHQIVANVMKGAYETLQRAYQDLRPVTTYLQRVHHDIIHQYKDFLPHSGPVLPIPGLEQTRRPDMTRFAVNLIVAREATAGAPVVDEPHPTYSNLIGKIERRAHLGVMYTDFTEIRAGAMLQANGGYLILQALDLLRQPFSWDALKRVIKTGAVTIEDPAEFYGFATAGLRPEPIPVSVKVILVGTAGIYHLLQAYEEDFSKLFKVKADFDVEVPHDERQERQYARFVAKLCKEEGLPHFGADAVAEVIRQGFRYADRHDRLSLRFSLVSDLIREAGYWARKDGHSFVTRADVESALAHQRHRADLPEQWIQDEIREGTLMVDLQGEVVGQVNGLSVYELGDYAFGRPTRITARTYVGTKGVIDIQREVELAGNIHSKGVMTLAGFLAGKFAGMQPFALSATLTFEQTYSEIEGDSAAVAELTAVLSSLADLPVRQSLAVTGSVNQLGEIQPIGGVNEKIEGFFESCKRRGLTGTQGVIIPARNTKHLALNREVVAAVEEGKFAVYGVDHVEQALELLIGVPAGERGPEGTFPPESIYGRTAARLEEMAQIVANWGEGEEEPEKITG; translated from the coding sequence ATGTCAGACAAACAGAAGCTTCCCGCGAGCCTGTTGGCTCCGCAGGTGGACCCCGGCCGCCTGGGATTCGATGATACGAGCGAGGTCGAACCGCTCGATGACACGATCGGGCAAGAGCGGGCGGTCGAGGCCTTGGACTTCGGCCTTCAAATGAAGAGCCCCGGCTTCAACATGTTCGTCTCCGGGCCGGTCGGGACTGGCAAGGGCACACTCGTCAGGCAAATGGTGAAGCGGCTGGCCCAAACGGCACCGGCTCCATTCGACTGGTGTTACGTCCACAACTTTCAGGACGCGTCGCGCCCGACCTGCCTTTCGTTTCCGGCCGGGCAAGGCGCGTCGTTTAAACGCGAGATGAGCACCTTCATCGAGGGCCTCCGCCGGGACATTCCCGCGGCCTTCGAAGGCAAGAAGTACCTCGATGCCGAGGCGAAGATCATCGAGGAGACGGAAGGAAAAAAGAAGGCCCTCTTCCACGACCTCACCGCGCTCTGTCACCAGCGCGGATTCGGGTTCGAAGAAACGCCGGTCGGCTTCGGGCTGGTCCCCCTGAAAGACGACCGCCCGATGACAGAAAAGGAAATGGAAGCACTCTCTGAACAGGTGCAGCAGGAACTCACGGAAAAACGACAGTCGCTCGAGAGCGACCTGCGGGAGTTTCACGTCCGGATGCACACCCTCGAACGGGAGGCCGAGCAGGCGCTGCATCACCTCGACCACCAGATCGTCGCTAACGTCATGAAAGGCGCCTATGAAACGCTGCAGCGGGCCTATCAAGATCTACGACCCGTGACGACGTACCTGCAGCGGGTCCATCACGACATCATTCACCAATACAAAGACTTCCTGCCTCACAGCGGTCCGGTGCTGCCGATCCCCGGGCTGGAACAAACCCGTCGCCCGGACATGACCCGGTTCGCCGTCAACCTCATCGTGGCGCGGGAAGCCACCGCCGGAGCACCGGTTGTGGATGAACCCCACCCGACCTACAGCAACCTCATCGGAAAAATCGAGCGCCGGGCTCACCTCGGAGTGATGTATACCGATTTCACCGAAATCCGGGCCGGGGCCATGTTGCAGGCCAACGGCGGCTACTTGATTCTGCAGGCGCTGGATCTCCTCCGCCAGCCGTTTTCCTGGGACGCGTTGAAGCGCGTCATCAAGACCGGCGCCGTCACCATCGAGGACCCGGCCGAGTTCTATGGATTCGCCACCGCGGGCCTGCGGCCCGAACCGATTCCCGTCTCGGTCAAAGTCATCCTGGTCGGCACAGCGGGCATCTATCACTTGCTGCAGGCCTACGAAGAGGATTTCTCGAAACTCTTCAAGGTGAAAGCCGATTTCGATGTGGAGGTCCCGCACGATGAACGGCAGGAGCGGCAATATGCGCGCTTCGTCGCCAAATTATGCAAAGAGGAAGGACTGCCGCATTTCGGCGCCGACGCCGTGGCGGAAGTCATCCGCCAGGGGTTTCGCTATGCCGACCGGCACGATCGGCTGTCCTTGCGATTCAGCCTGGTCAGCGACCTCATTCGCGAAGCCGGGTATTGGGCCAGGAAAGACGGGCACTCCTTCGTGACGCGCGCGGATGTCGAATCGGCCCTGGCGCACCAGAGACACCGGGCCGACCTACCTGAGCAATGGATCCAGGATGAAATCCGCGAAGGGACTTTGATGGTAGATTTGCAGGGCGAGGTCGTCGGTCAGGTCAACGGGCTGTCCGTCTATGAGCTGGGCGACTATGCCTTCGGCCGTCCCACCAGGATCACCGCCCGCACCTATGTCGGCACCAAGGGCGTGATCGATATTCAACGCGAGGTCGAGCTCGCGGGAAACATCCACAGCAAGGGGGTCATGACGCTGGCCGGATTCCTGGCGGGCAAATTCGCGGGGATGCAGCCGTTCGCGCTCAGCGCCACCCTCACCTTCGAACAGACCTACTCCGAAATCGAGGGAGACAGTGCCGCCGTGGCCGAACTCACGGCCGTCCTCTCAAGCCTCGCCGACCTTCCCGTCCGGCAATCGCTGGCCGTCACCGGCTCGGTGAACCAACTCGGTGAAATCCAACCCATCGGCGGGGTCAACGAGAAAATCGAAGGGTTCTTTGAGTCATGCAAGCGGCGCGGCCTGACAGGCACGCAAGGGGTGATCATCCCCGCTCGAAACACGAAACACCTGGCACTGAACCGGGAAGTCGTCGCGGCCGTGGAAGAGGGAAAGTTTGCCGTCTATGGCGTGGACCACGTCGAACAGGCGCTTGAGCTGCTCATCGGCGTCCCCGCCGGGGAACGCGGACCGGAAGGAACCTTCCCGCCTGAGAGCATTTACGGTCGAACCGCCGCGCGGCTGGAGGAGATGGCGCAGATTGTCGCGAATTGGGGAGAAGGCGAAGAAGAGCCGGAAAAGATCACGGGGTAA